The stretch of DNA AACCCTGAACTGGAACGGATTGCCTTAAAAATGGCAACAGGGGCAGGGAAGACGACGGTCATGGCGATGATCATTGCCTGGCAAACGATTAATGCGGTTAGGCGTCCAACCAGTTCTCGTTTCACAAAGGGTTTCTTGGTTGTCACGCCGGGTATCACCATTAGAGATCGCTTGCGGGTGCTTCAACCGAATGATCCCGACGCTTACTATCGCGATCGGGAACTGGTACCTAATGATCTGCTTCCAGAATTAAACAAAGCAGAAATTGTGATCACCAATTACCATGCTTTCAAGCTTAGGGAGAAGCTTGACCTGTCACGTGGAAGCCGTGCGCTACTTCAGGGACGGGGAGAAGCATTACAAACCTTAGAAACCGAAGGCCAAATGCTTCAACGTGTGATGCCGGAATTGATGGGTGTGAAGCAGGTGATGGTTTTGAATGATGAAGCCCACCACTGTTATCGAGAAAAACCGAATACTGATGAAGAAACAGAATTAAAAGGGGAAGAACGCGAAGAAGCTAGCAAGAATAATCAAGCTGCACGTTTGTGGATCTCAGGCCTTGAGATGGTAAAAAGAAAGCTGGGTATCAACCGAGTTGTTGACCTATCAGCCACACCATTTTTCCTGCGTGGGTCGGGGTACGCAGAAGGGACAATCTTTCCCTGGACTGTAAGTGATTTTTCTCTCATGGATGCCATTGAATGTGGAATCGTAAAACTGCCCCGAGTTCCGGTTGCGGATAATATCCCCGGTGCTGATATGCCAAAATTCCGCAACCTTTGGGAATATATCGGTAAAAGGATGCCACGTAAAGGAAGAGGGAAATCGGGTGAGCTAGATCCGCTGAGTTTGCCTGTTGAGCTGCAAACAGCTTTGGAAGCTCTTTATGGGCATTATAAGAAGACCTATGAATTATGGAAAGAAGCAGGCATCGTTTCACCGCCTTGTTTTATTGTGGTATGCCAGAATACCTCAATCTCTAAATTGATTTACGATTTTATTTCTGGATTTGAACGGGAGAATGAAGACGGCAGCCTATCATTTGAAAATGGGCGATTGGAGCTGTTTCGCAATTATGATGAATATGGCAATCCTTTGGCACGCCCCAATACGTTATTGATCGATAGTGAGCAGCTTGAATCGGGAGAGGCTTTGGATTCCGATTTTAGAAAGATGGCCGCTGAAGAGATCGAAAGGTTCAGGCGGGAAATCCGCCAACGAACGGGAGACCAACGAGCTGCTGACAATATCACCGATCAGGATTTGTTACGCGAAGTGATGAATACGGTAGGCAAGCCCGGACATTTAGGTGAGGCAATTCGCTGCGTTGTTTCCGTATCGATGCTCACTGAGGGCTGGGATGCCAATACGGTCACCCATATTTTGGGCGTACGAGCCTTTGGTACGCAATTACTCTGTGAACAGGTGGTGGGTCGAGCTTTGCGCCGGCAGTCTTATGATTTGAATCCCGACCATGCTGATCCCTTTAACCCTGAAGGATTGTTCGATGTCGAATATGCTGACATTCTTGGCATTCCCTTTGATTTCACTGCCAAACCAGTTGTATCAACACCTCAGAAACCACGTGAATCCGTGCATGTGCGGGCTGTGCGCCCTGATCGAGACCATTTAGAAATTCGCTTTCCCAGAGTAGAGGGTTACCGGGTGGAGCTCCCCAATGAACGTCTGGAGGCAAGTTTTAATGAAGATTCTGTTTTGGAATTAACCCCAGAAATCGTTGGTCCATCAATAACTGTCAACGCGGGGATTATCGGTGAGGATGCAAACTTGGACCTTGAGCATCTGGATGATTTGCGTCTATCCACCATATTATTTCATGTCACCAAACGCCTGCTTTATACCCATTATCGGGATAAAAACCATGATTTGGAAATGCATCTTTTTGGACAGCTCAAGCGGATTACGAAGCAATGGATGGAAAACTATTTGGTGTGCAAAGGGGGCACCTTCCCAGGACAGTTGATGTACCAGGAACTGGCGGATATGGCTTGCGATCGCATCCATGCGGGGATTACTCGACGTTTTGTTGGGGAGAAGCCAATTCGAGCGGTGTTGGATGCTTATAATCCACAAGGTTCTACAATGCATGTAAATTTTTACACCTCTAAAGCCTTACGTTGGCAGACGGATCCCCGCAAATGCCACGTTAATTGGGCTGTGTTGGATAGCCAGTGGGAGGGCGAATTTTGCCGGGTGGTTGAATCGCATCCCCTGGTACATTCTTATGTAAAGAATCAGGGGTTAGGGTTGGAAGTCCCATACCGCTACGGTTCGACGGTCCGAAGATATATCCCCGACTTCATTGTTCAGGTCGATGATGGGGAGGGAGATTTGCTCAACATGGTGGTTGAGATCAAAGGCTACAGAGGGGAGGACGCCAAGATCAAAAAAGAAACCATGGAAACCTACTGGATTGAAGGCGTGAATAATGCGGGTGTGTTTGGGCGTTGGGCGTTTGTAGAATTGAAGAATGTGTGGACAATGGAAGAAGAATTTACTGCAAAACTTGAGGGGGAGTTTGACAAACTGGTTGTTGCAGCGATAAACAATAAAAAGAATGAGGTTGCATAATGGCAAGCAAAAAATCCGTTGACAGTTTTTACCATGATGAAGCTTCTCGGAAGTACATCCCGACGGCGGAATTGGAGCCGCTGGTAAGGGACCAAGATAAATCGCCTTTGCTGGTGGCTTATGAACGCCGTAACCCGGATTTGGACCCGCAGTTGGTGTGGCGGGGAAAGGATTTACAGGATTGGTCCGATCTGGTTGTGCCGGCACCCCCTCTTTACATCCAGGAGAAAATTCATCCCAAAGTGCTGATCGATGACCTGCAGCGTACGGCACAGGAGCAAGGGGGCGTGCCCCAGCAACTGGATTTGTTTGCCGACTTTAATGGCTTACCGAGCGAGGCAGCAAAAACCGAATTTTACCAACACGAAGCCAACTGGAGCAACCGGATGATTTTAGGCGATAGCCTGCAGGTGATGGCTTCACTGGCAGAACGCGAAGGTTTACGTGGCAAAGTTCAGTGTATATATATCGATCCGCCTTATGGCATAAAATTCAATTCAAATTTTCAGTGGTCAACAACAAGCCGAGATGTAAAGGATGGGAATGTTCAACATATAACGCGTGAACCTGAACAAGTGAAGGCATTTCGAGATACTTGGAGAGACGGTATTCATTCGTACTTAACCTATCTCAAAGACAGACTCATAGTCGCTAGAGATTTGTTAAAAATTTCCGGTTCAATTTTTGTTCAAATTGGAAATGAAAATGTTCATCAAGTGCGCTGCTTATTAGATGAGGTGTTTGGAGGTAACAACTTTTTAAGTCTGATACCATTTATCAAAACTAGTAGTAAAGGCGCAAAATACTTGGACACAATTCATGATTATCTCCTTTGGTATGCAAGAGATAAAGACAATGTAATTTATAACCAGTTGTATAAATATCGTTCAAGGTCTTCGCTAGATTCTGGTTATGGATGGGTAGAAGAGAATCTACAGGAAAGAAGATTAACGAGTAAAGAAAAACGAGAAATTCAAAAAGTCAGTGGTAAACGGTTTGCAACAAGCGCATTAATTTCTCAATCTGGCGGCGAGAAATCAAGTTTTCCGGTTGAATGTAGAGGAAATGTGTATTATCCTTCTAGGAATTCATTCTGGAAAACGAATTTAGTTGGCTTTTCTCGATTGTCAAAAAGTAATCGACTGGTACCTGTGAAAAACACATTAAATTACAAGCGTTATTCTGATGATTTTCCTGTAGTGGCATTAACATCTTGGTGGGGAGATACAAAAGAAAGCACTTTTGCAACAAATAAAATATTTGTTGTTCAAACATATTCAAAGGTAATTGAGCGTTGCATATTAATGGCAAGTAATCCTGGAGACTTGGTTTTAGACCCAACTTGTGGCTCAGGAACAACGGCTTATGTATCTGAACAATGGGGACGTCGTTGGATTACTATTGATACTTCTAGAGTAGCACTTGCTTTGGCTAGAGCGAGGTTGATGGGTGCCAGGTATAGTTTTTATATTTTAAAAGATACTTATGACGGTCAACTTAAAGAGGCTGAAATTTCAAGATCACTCCCTTTTCATGAACCTGTGTTTGGGAGTATCCGTCAAGGATTTATCTATAATAGAGTTCCGCACATTA from Brevefilum fermentans encodes:
- a CDS encoding BPTD_3080 family restriction endonuclease gives rise to the protein MEDRFFTQPVLNSPYEYPTRHWELDATGQPTQRIVERRRSAEFITPIPKPRRKKGSVGQMQIVFDEGKGLSTEDQTYDLTGTINLIRQLVDRWRMIPDPKKWLVTPETARLLQHWRKYPFNGIRPFFCQIEAVETLIWLTEVAPQAGRRERELLERLKDVSHDANPELERIALKMATGAGKTTVMAMIIAWQTINAVRRPTSSRFTKGFLVVTPGITIRDRLRVLQPNDPDAYYRDRELVPNDLLPELNKAEIVITNYHAFKLREKLDLSRGSRALLQGRGEALQTLETEGQMLQRVMPELMGVKQVMVLNDEAHHCYREKPNTDEETELKGEEREEASKNNQAARLWISGLEMVKRKLGINRVVDLSATPFFLRGSGYAEGTIFPWTVSDFSLMDAIECGIVKLPRVPVADNIPGADMPKFRNLWEYIGKRMPRKGRGKSGELDPLSLPVELQTALEALYGHYKKTYELWKEAGIVSPPCFIVVCQNTSISKLIYDFISGFERENEDGSLSFENGRLELFRNYDEYGNPLARPNTLLIDSEQLESGEALDSDFRKMAAEEIERFRREIRQRTGDQRAADNITDQDLLREVMNTVGKPGHLGEAIRCVVSVSMLTEGWDANTVTHILGVRAFGTQLLCEQVVGRALRRQSYDLNPDHADPFNPEGLFDVEYADILGIPFDFTAKPVVSTPQKPRESVHVRAVRPDRDHLEIRFPRVEGYRVELPNERLEASFNEDSVLELTPEIVGPSITVNAGIIGEDANLDLEHLDDLRLSTILFHVTKRLLYTHYRDKNHDLEMHLFGQLKRITKQWMENYLVCKGGTFPGQLMYQELADMACDRIHAGITRRFVGEKPIRAVLDAYNPQGSTMHVNFYTSKALRWQTDPRKCHVNWAVLDSQWEGEFCRVVESHPLVHSYVKNQGLGLEVPYRYGSTVRRYIPDFIVQVDDGEGDLLNMVVEIKGYRGEDAKIKKETMETYWIEGVNNAGVFGRWAFVELKNVWTMEEEFTAKLEGEFDKLVVAAINNKKNEVA
- a CDS encoding site-specific DNA-methyltransferase; the protein is MASKKSVDSFYHDEASRKYIPTAELEPLVRDQDKSPLLVAYERRNPDLDPQLVWRGKDLQDWSDLVVPAPPLYIQEKIHPKVLIDDLQRTAQEQGGVPQQLDLFADFNGLPSEAAKTEFYQHEANWSNRMILGDSLQVMASLAEREGLRGKVQCIYIDPPYGIKFNSNFQWSTTSRDVKDGNVQHITREPEQVKAFRDTWRDGIHSYLTYLKDRLIVARDLLKISGSIFVQIGNENVHQVRCLLDEVFGGNNFLSLIPFIKTSSKGAKYLDTIHDYLLWYARDKDNVIYNQLYKYRSRSSLDSGYGWVEENLQERRLTSKEKREIQKVSGKRFATSALISQSGGEKSSFPVECRGNVYYPSRNSFWKTNLVGFSRLSKSNRLVPVKNTLNYKRYSDDFPVVALTSWWGDTKESTFATNKIFVVQTYSKVIERCILMASNPGDLVLDPTCGSGTTAYVSEQWGRRWITIDTSRVALALARARLMGARYSFYILKDTYDGQLKEAEISRSLPFHEPVFGSIRQGFIYNRVPHIMLKNIAHNSEIDVIWEEYQDKMEPIRKQVNTILNENWEEWEVPREGKKTWPHEAKELHQQWWDLRMARQKEIDASIAAKSEYEYLYDQPYEDNTKIRVAGPFTVESLSPHRILAVDENDELIDSIAEGKAGYGEGQSFTQMVLENLKTAGVQQAHKEDKINFASLVPWPGDLICAEGKYYPGKEETGAQKRAAIFLGPEFGTVARPDLVAAAREAADAGFDVLIACAFNFDAQSTEFDKLGKVPVLKARMNADLHMADDLKNTGKGNLFVIFGEPDIDILQTEDDKIQIKINGVDVFDPSSGEVRSDNADGIACWFIDTDYNEESFFVRHAYFLGANDPYKSLKTTLRAEINEEAWESLHSDTSRPFNKPKSGRIAVKVINHLGDEVMKVFKV